The sequence GATTTATAAGGCGTGCACAGAGGGGAAGATCCCTTCAGTAAGGGTCGGCCGTAGAGTATTTATACCGTCCTGGTACATAGAAAAGATTATAAGTGAGCCTGGGGCCTAAGAAAACAAAAGCCGCCCCCGGTAGGACGGCAGAGGGCGGTGAATAAACTTGTCATTATTAATTTTAACAGGACAAGCAGACATCAAGCAAATAAAAACAATCCCTATAGTTAACGTATGGCAAGGCTGTGGGGGTGGGACGGTGCAGTATGGCTGATTTTATTATGGATCAATGCGCGATACAGGCCATAAAGCAAACCTTGGATCCGAGGGAACTGGTAGAACGATATACCGATATTACCTTCAAGAAGAAAGGTCGCTATTTGTGGGCCTTATGCCCGTTACATAATGAGAAAACGCCCAGCCTCATGCTTAATCATGATAAAGGGAAAATTCGTTGTTTCGGCTGTGACTGGTTTGGCGATAGTCTGGACTTCATTGCGGCGGTTTGGGGCGTAACTTTAGCGGATGTGATTAAAACGTTAGCAAATGACCTGGGCTTGCATAGCAATAGCCCAGAAGAACGGCGGGCTATTAGGTGTAAGATCAAGCAGGACAGGCAGCAGCGCCAGGCTGCAGCAAAATTCAAGCAAGCTGTAGACAGCGCATTTATAAAGCTGATAGCCATAGGCTGGCGGGCTCAGGAAATAGTGAACGCTATAAAACATACAGGCGACTTGGACCGGCCGGAAGTAGGACAGGCATTCGATTTGCTATGTATGATTGATGTAATTTGTGATGATCTTGCCAGTAATGAACCGGAGCGGCAACGGGCCGGGCTGGCGAGGGCGGGGAGGTTCGGGCTTTGGGAGACATGAAAGACAATATTGTGGATTTAGTTGGCAAGATGAAGGACAAGCCGGACGAGCAGAAGGTAACAATCCGGAAAGGCATGATAGGGATTGAAAAACCTACGGACTATGATAAAGAATGGAATGATCTATTCTTTGGAACCGCTTACCAAGTTATCAAGGGCAAGCTCTATCGTGTCACCGTCAAGGATAATGGCGAAATCAAGCAGCAAAATCTGGCCAATTTCGCGGCCCGGATTGTTAAAGAAATTATGCGGGATAATGGACAGGAAATGTCCTTAATTTTTGTGATTGATGGCATGGTATATGGTGGGCATAAATTGGCAGCTGTGCAGGTGCCTGCATCCAAATTTAATTCCATGGCCTGGGCAGTGGATGCCTGGGGAGCTGCTGCTAATCCTGCCCCTGGAAGTGGTGCAAAAGATTATTTACGACACGCTATACAGCATACAGGAGAACAATGTGAGAGACAGACTGTATACGGGCATATGGGTTGGCGTTTGATTGCAAATCAATGGTACTACCTTCACGGGGCGGGGGCGGTCGGTGATATAGAAGGTAAACTATCTGTGGACTTGTCAGCGGATAATTTGGAGCGATATAGCTTGCCTGCCGGCCAGGTCAATTATTCGGCAGCAATGAGTAAGTCCTTGAGGATTCTGGAGTTAGTACCGCGCGAGACATTCTTTACACTGTGGGCAGTTGTGTTCCTAGCCCCCCTGTGTGAGATTATGCGCCGAGGAAACTGCGAACCGTCCTTTTTAATCTGGCTGCTGGGACATTCCGGCGCCATGAAGTCTAGTGTGGCGGCGTTAATGCTTACCCATTTTGGTGACTTTCCCAATAAGTTAACTTTGCCGGCCAATTTCAAAGATACACCGAACCTATTAGAGCGGAAATCATTCCTGGTTAAGGATTGCCTGTTTGTGGTGGATGACTTTCACCCGCCAACGAATAAGAAAGAGGCGGATCGAATGGATGAGGCGGTCCAGCGGTTAAGTCGTGGCTATGGGGATCGACATGGGCGGGGGCGGCTCAATGCGGATTCGACAGCCAAAAAGACATATGCGGCGCAGGGGCTTTGCATTATCACCGGAGAGGATGTAAGTAGCATAGGGCAAAGTGCAGCTGCCCGGCAGGTCGTGATCGAATTACAAAAGGGCGATATCGACACGGAGACTATGACAGAACTGCAGGCTGATGCAGAGCAATATAGCATGGCCATGCGGGGCTTTCTGGAATGGCTTATACCACAGATGGGGACGCTGCCGCAACAATTTCATGAACAGTTTATTCAATTACGGAAAATGGCCAGCAATGACGAGCAACATAAAAGGGTGGCCGAGGAAATCAGTTGGCTGTATATGGGATTTGCGGCCGGGCTTGAATATGCGGCCAGTGTGGGGGCGATTGATGAGGATAAGAAAGTCGAACTAGTTAAAGAATCATGGCAGGTCTTTACGGATTTGGGGGCTAAGCAGGCTTTCCGGAGTAACGAGGAAAAAACCACAGTACGCTTTGTTAAGGCCCTGGTTGATTTACTGGCAACCAATACAGTGTGGGTAAAGGATATTCATGGTAATGATAGCGAGGGCCAGGGGCAGTTTATTGGCTGGTATGATGACCAGTATTACTATTTGATCATTGGCAAGGCTTTATCGGAAGTCGTGAAATATTACCAGGCACAAGGCAGTTTCTTTAATACGACGTCGCAGACCTTAGGAAAGCGATTGGCGCAGGATGGGTTCATAAATGCGGTAGAAAACCAAACATCATTATTGAAAAAAATCGAGGGTAAACCTCGACGAGTGATATATCTTCGAAAGGCTTGTTTAAAAAATCTATAGGGGGATAGGGTAAAAAACGGTGTTGCCGGCGTTACCGCAGCCTATCAAGCTAGGAAATACGTGGGTTTATGCGGTAACGCCGAGCAAAAAAACGGCGTTACCGGGACGTTACCTTCGGCGTTACCGGTTATAGTGAGTCATAAGAAGAAAGTAGGAGGTAACGCCGTTGGTAACACCAAGGTAACGCCGAAAAAACGAACGACGTTACCGGGTTAGCCTAGTAATGGCGCGGGTTTGAAGGGGGTGGTAACGTCGGTAACGGCAAAAAAACCTATAACCCTATATACTTTTTTTTATAAAGGTGAGCTGGCCATGAAAATACCAATACCGGGAATGGACTTTCAAGTAAAAGAAAAGCGGCAAAATGAACCGCTAAGCGTTGAACAGATTGTTAAAGCCATTTATGAAGGATCTTTTCACGGAGCAGCACTGTTGCCGGTCACGCTGGCCTATCAGTCGATATTAGGTCCGGCCTGTTGGATTTGCAGTAATGAAGAGCAGGCAATGTATAAGCGGCAGTGGGAATCAGGTCTAGTCTTTTCGGTAGATGAATTTAAATTGATCGTGGCCACACAAGACATGGAACAGCTAAAGACAGTCATTATGACGAAGCGTGCTTTTAACGGGGAGATAGGCAGGGCGGCGGGGGATGAGACATAACATTTAAATAATGACTTAATACAGTAGTCTGAGAAAATAGCGTTAAAAGGGGGCGGGAAATTGATTACTCATTACCATTACACAGAAAGTGAACTGAAAGCCTTATTGCAGTCGCTTACAGTTCTGATTGATACCCGGGAGCAGGAGAACGGCCATATTACAAGCTATTTTGAGAAGCGAAACATAGCCTACAAAAATCGTAAACTGGACTTTGGAGATTACAGCGTCATGCTACCGGCTAATGATGAATTAGGGATATGGCGGGATCTGTATTTTGATAGTGCTATCGTTGTAGAGCGTAAAAATAGCCTGGAAGAATTAAGCAGCAACCTTACCAATGGCCGGGCGCAGTTTGAAAGTGAATTGATACGCAGTGCAGGCGCCAAGGTTTTATTGATGATTGAGGGCGGGAGCTATGCGGATATCATTGGTCATAAATACAATACCCAGTATGAGCCTAAAGCCTTCCTGGCGGCATTAAAAACTTATGAAGTGCGTTATGGCTTGGGGATTAACTTTATACCGCCCGCCCTGGCTGGCAACTTCATTTACCATACGATTTACTATTTTTTACGCGAACAGTTAAAGCGTATTGCCTAGGGGTCGGGATATCGGATCGTGGGAGCAGGCGGTTAGGAAATTAGCTGGGAGAACTTTTTTTGAAACGGAGCGCAAAAGGAGCGTTTTAAAAGGAGCGCTCCTTTTCGAAAGGGAGCGTTACTATTGTAAACCGGAGTGCTGCCCTTTTGTTACCAATGGAAAACGATGTAAGGGGGTGAATTCTGAAAGGTCAGGAATACCCAGGAAAGGTTTGCTAATAGGGGGTATCTGGGGAAATAAGCGCTTGCTGCTGATGCAGCCGTTTTCTTGTGGCTATAAGTCGGGTGCGGCAAAAGCACT is a genomic window of Propionispora vibrioides containing:
- a CDS encoding helix-turn-helix domain-containing protein, whose amino-acid sequence is MANGKKLYDLNEALTIIPMSKAGIYKACTEGKIPSVRVGRRVFIPSWYIEKIISEPGA
- a CDS encoding CHC2 zinc finger domain-containing protein; amino-acid sequence: MADFIMDQCAIQAIKQTLDPRELVERYTDITFKKKGRYLWALCPLHNEKTPSLMLNHDKGKIRCFGCDWFGDSLDFIAAVWGVTLADVIKTLANDLGLHSNSPEERRAIRCKIKQDRQQRQAAAKFKQAVDSAFIKLIAIGWRAQEIVNAIKHTGDLDRPEVGQAFDLLCMIDVICDDLASNEPERQRAGLARAGRFGLWET
- a CDS encoding ERCC4 domain-containing protein yields the protein MITHYHYTESELKALLQSLTVLIDTREQENGHITSYFEKRNIAYKNRKLDFGDYSVMLPANDELGIWRDLYFDSAIVVERKNSLEELSSNLTNGRAQFESELIRSAGAKVLLMIEGGSYADIIGHKYNTQYEPKAFLAALKTYEVRYGLGINFIPPALAGNFIYHTIYYFLREQLKRIA